Proteins from one Mucilaginibacter jinjuensis genomic window:
- a CDS encoding plasmid transfer protein, whose amino-acid sequence MKKKLLLLVILCAISVCCFAQDSDYGKSLEFLQGDGVYESGMMTFLTGLKDSIWSNFDLFITDAKALAAIFMIIFFAIKSYEMMAGDKKLEIMPLLRPFGLAMVILWWGGFAKMVAFPTDLVANETQQMFASEQDNVNQLRFQRADLMKQVADSLYTFQAQTEVAAKESDTWYGKAWDAVTSTVKEGISTVVAPLMELKARLQISIQLLMTQILELAGIWILRIATYIIFMIQIIYSSILIILGPFAVAVSILPAFRDSFSTWVARFVSVNLYTGIAYLIMYLCALMQKYALSSEISKYQELLRPGASGLMTKFAVFAGNGVLSFGEVIVVFFIGAVCMFTVPSISTWIISTSGISSASSAFGRNASMVVMAARKAGGAML is encoded by the coding sequence ATGAAAAAGAAATTATTGCTGCTCGTTATCTTATGTGCAATAAGCGTTTGCTGTTTTGCGCAGGATAGCGACTATGGAAAGTCCCTGGAATTCTTACAGGGTGACGGCGTTTACGAGTCAGGAATGATGACCTTCCTGACCGGACTGAAAGACTCCATCTGGTCAAACTTTGACCTGTTTATCACCGATGCCAAGGCGCTGGCCGCCATTTTTATGATCATCTTTTTTGCAATCAAGAGCTATGAGATGATGGCCGGTGATAAGAAGCTGGAGATCATGCCCCTGCTCAGGCCGTTCGGCCTGGCGATGGTCATCCTGTGGTGGGGCGGCTTTGCAAAAATGGTCGCCTTTCCTACGGACCTGGTGGCTAATGAAACCCAGCAAATGTTTGCTTCGGAACAGGATAACGTCAACCAGCTTCGATTCCAGCGGGCCGACCTCATGAAACAGGTGGCTGATTCGCTTTATACCTTTCAGGCCCAGACCGAGGTAGCAGCCAAGGAATCGGATACCTGGTACGGTAAGGCCTGGGATGCCGTAACCTCGACGGTAAAAGAAGGTATCTCGACCGTGGTAGCTCCATTAATGGAACTAAAGGCCCGCCTGCAGATCAGCATTCAGTTGCTCATGACGCAGATACTGGAACTGGCGGGCATCTGGATACTGCGGATCGCGACCTATATTATATTCATGATCCAGATCATCTATTCCAGCATCCTGATCATCCTTGGGCCTTTTGCCGTCGCGGTCAGTATCCTGCCGGCATTCAGGGATAGTTTTTCCACCTGGGTGGCCCGGTTTGTGTCCGTCAATCTCTATACCGGCATTGCTTACCTGATCATGTACCTCTGCGCCTTGATGCAGAAATACGCACTTTCCTCCGAGATCAGTAAATATCAGGAACTGCTGCGCCCCGGCGCCAGCGGCCTGATGACCAAGTTTGCGGTATTCGCCGGAAACGGGGTGCTGTCATTCGGCGAAGTGATCGTCGTTTTCTTTATCGGTGCCGTCTGTATGTTCACGGTGCCGTCGATCTCAACCTGGATCATTTCTACGTCAGGGATCAGTTCAGCTTCTTCAGCATTTGGCCGCAACGCTTCGATGGTGGTCATGGCCGCCCGCAAGGCCGGCGGCGCCATGCTGTAA